One segment of Capnocytophaga sp. oral taxon 878 DNA contains the following:
- a CDS encoding sodium-translocating pyrophosphatase codes for MDKMMLYLPLALAILGLIFMITKALWVNKQTTGTDRMQSISKSIKEGAMAFLNAEYRILGLFVIIASIALFIVSRMVETSHWLIVVAFVFGALFSALAGNIGMRIATNANVRTTEAARTSLPKALKVSFGGGTVMGLGVAGLAVLGLSLFFILFLNTFVLGNKPFYDEMTLVLEALAGFSLGAESIALFARVGGGIYTKAADVGADLVGKVEAGIPEDDPRNPATIADNVGDNVGDVAGMGADLFGSYVATVLASMVLGNYVIKDIATANGAEFTDAFGGLGPILLPLVIAGVGIVASIIGTFFVGIKNNEAKEKQVQGTLNVGNYVALGLTLVACYFLIQYMLPETIQMSFFGEGVKTIASINVFYATIVGLAVGLLISAITEHFTALGRKPVLNIVRNSSTGAATNIIAGLATGMKSTFGSVLLFAVAIWGSYSLAGFYGVAIAASAMMATTAMQLAIDAFGPIADNAGGVAEMSELPKEVRQRTDILDSVGNTTAAVGKGFAIASAALTALALFAAYVTFTGIDGINIFKADVLAALFIGGMIPVIFSALAMQSVGKAAMDMVNEVRRQFREIPGIMEGKGTPEYGKCVAISTKAALREMMLPGAITIITPIIIGFVMGAEALGAYMAGVAVSGVVWAIFQNNAGGAWDNAKKSFEAGVEINGQMTYKGSDAHKAAVTGDTVGDPFKDTSGPSMNILIKLTCLVGLVIAPILGGHTTSASTTPAEAELKQGGVVEMVEIQDIATPIADGVLNADGNFEYNVGEIADLQLSNAILKVGENSSERNIVRLLSDPTFTADQFKNTWVTLDRTYFKSGSDELTEGSEQQLKNIVTILKAYPKAAIRLGGYTDNTGSAEGNLKLSQQRADSVMKKLIELGANKEQLSAEGYGANHFLCEANDTPECKAKNRRIDVRLTAK; via the coding sequence ATGGATAAAATGATGTTATATCTGCCGTTAGCCCTTGCTATTCTGGGGCTTATCTTTATGATTACAAAGGCTTTATGGGTGAACAAACAGACTACTGGTACTGACAGAATGCAAAGCATTTCAAAAAGTATTAAGGAAGGTGCGATGGCATTTTTGAATGCTGAATATCGTATTTTGGGGCTGTTTGTGATTATTGCTTCCATTGCCTTATTCATCGTTTCTCGTATGGTAGAAACTTCTCACTGGCTCATTGTTGTGGCATTTGTGTTTGGAGCTCTTTTTTCTGCCTTAGCGGGAAATATAGGTATGCGTATTGCTACTAATGCGAACGTACGCACTACCGAAGCAGCTCGTACGAGCTTACCTAAAGCTTTGAAGGTATCGTTTGGTGGTGGTACTGTTATGGGCTTGGGTGTTGCAGGTTTGGCTGTTTTAGGCTTGAGCTTGTTTTTTATTCTTTTCTTAAACACCTTTGTATTGGGTAACAAGCCGTTTTATGATGAAATGACCCTTGTGCTTGAGGCCTTAGCAGGTTTCTCATTGGGGGCTGAATCAATTGCGTTGTTTGCTCGTGTAGGTGGTGGTATTTATACCAAAGCTGCTGACGTAGGTGCTGACCTTGTAGGTAAGGTGGAAGCTGGTATTCCTGAGGATGACCCTCGTAACCCTGCTACTATTGCTGATAACGTAGGTGATAACGTGGGTGATGTGGCTGGTATGGGTGCTGACTTGTTTGGTTCATACGTGGCTACAGTACTTGCTTCAATGGTACTTGGTAACTATGTTATTAAGGATATTGCTACTGCTAATGGTGCTGAATTTACTGATGCTTTTGGTGGTTTAGGTCCTATTTTATTACCTTTGGTGATTGCTGGTGTAGGTATTGTTGCATCAATTATAGGTACTTTCTTTGTAGGTATCAAGAACAATGAGGCTAAAGAAAAACAAGTACAGGGTACCCTTAACGTAGGTAACTATGTGGCTTTAGGGCTTACTTTGGTAGCTTGCTATTTCCTTATTCAATATATGTTGCCTGAAACTATTCAAATGAGTTTCTTTGGTGAAGGAGTAAAAACTATTGCGAGCATTAATGTGTTCTATGCTACTATTGTAGGATTGGCAGTAGGGTTGCTTATTTCGGCTATTACTGAACATTTTACTGCTTTGGGTAGAAAGCCAGTTCTTAATATAGTTCGGAACTCATCAACAGGTGCAGCAACTAATATTATTGCAGGTTTAGCTACAGGTATGAAATCGACTTTTGGTTCGGTATTACTATTTGCAGTAGCTATTTGGGGTTCTTATTCATTAGCAGGTTTTTATGGTGTTGCAATTGCTGCTTCGGCTATGATGGCAACTACTGCTATGCAGTTGGCTATTGATGCTTTTGGTCCTATAGCTGATAATGCTGGTGGTGTAGCTGAAATGAGTGAATTACCAAAAGAAGTACGTCAGCGTACAGATATTTTAGACTCTGTAGGTAATACTACAGCAGCTGTAGGTAAAGGTTTTGCTATTGCTTCGGCAGCACTTACAGCTTTGGCATTGTTTGCTGCTTATGTTACATTTACAGGTATTGATGGTATCAATATATTTAAAGCAGATGTATTGGCAGCCTTGTTTATAGGAGGTATGATTCCAGTAATATTCTCGGCTTTGGCTATGCAATCAGTAGGTAAAGCTGCTATGGATATGGTGAATGAAGTACGTAGACAGTTCCGTGAGATACCTGGTATTATGGAAGGGAAAGGTACTCCGGAATATGGTAAATGTGTGGCAATCTCAACCAAAGCAGCTTTGCGTGAGATGATGTTGCCAGGTGCTATTACTATTATTACCCCTATTATTATTGGATTTGTGATGGGAGCAGAAGCCTTAGGAGCTTATATGGCTGGTGTAGCTGTATCAGGAGTAGTTTGGGCTATATTTCAAAACAATGCTGGTGGAGCTTGGGACAATGCTAAGAAGTCATTTGAAGCAGGTGTAGAAATTAATGGACAGATGACTTATAAAGGTTCTGATGCTCATAAAGCTGCCGTAACAGGTGATACTGTGGGTGATCCATTTAAAGATACTTCAGGACCTTCAATGAATATTCTTATTAAATTGACTTGCTTGGTAGGTTTGGTAATCGCTCCTATCTTGGGAGGACATACTACTAGCGCAAGCACTACGCCAGCGGAAGCAGAACTTAAGCAAGGAGGAGTTGTAGAAATGGTTGAGATACAAGATATTGCTACTCCTATAGCTGATGGTGTGCTTAATGCTGATGGGAACTTTGAATATAATGTAGGTGAGATTGCTGATTTACAATTAAGTAATGCTATTTTAAAAGTGGGAGAAAATTCATCAGAGCGTAATATTGTACGCTTATTAAGTGACCCTACTTTCACTGCAGATCAGTTTAAAAATACTTGGGTTACTTTGGATAGAACTTATTTCAAATCAGGAAGTGATGAACTTACTGAAGGTTCAGAACAACAATTAAAGAATATTGTAACTATTTTGAAAGCTTACCCTAAAGCGGCTATTCGTTTAGGTGGTTATACTGATAATACAGGTAGTGCTGAAGGTAATTTGAAACTTTCTCAGCAACGTGCTGATTCAGTAATGAAAAAACTTATTGAGCTTGGTGCCAATAAAGAACAGCTAAGTGCTGAAGGTTATGGAGCTAATCACTTTTTGTGTGAAGCAAATGATACACCTGAGTGCAAAGCTAAAAATAGACGTATTGATGTACGTTTAACTGCTAAATAA
- a CDS encoding SMI1/KNR4 family protein: MENLLFLETLKNLDWNVCLEKQPNVYCIVDLANGRIRDTTEEFREFISSFSVCSNKEDTIWFLSVRDYQNREDDCFAWNEFERQSLEFSENDDERHNVTEFWEAHLPFLMSVKNGYEYVAIGIAKHNFGNIYRGYEPMYEEPILIANSFSEFKRQYILSINK; encoded by the coding sequence GTGGAAAATTTACTTTTTTTAGAAACATTGAAGAATTTGGATTGGAATGTTTGCTTAGAAAAACAACCCAATGTGTACTGTATAGTAGATTTGGCTAATGGAAGAATCCGAGATACTACGGAAGAATTTCGGGAGTTTATTAGTTCATTTAGTGTGTGTAGTAACAAAGAGGATACTATATGGTTTTTATCAGTTAGAGACTACCAAAATAGGGAGGATGACTGTTTTGCTTGGAATGAATTTGAACGACAGAGCTTAGAGTTTTCGGAAAATGATGATGAAAGGCATAACGTGACTGAGTTTTGGGAAGCTCATTTGCCTTTTCTTATGTCGGTTAAAAATGGTTATGAATATGTAGCTATAGGGATTGCTAAACATAATTTTGGTAATATTTATCGTGGGTATGAGCCTATGTATGAGGAGCCTATACTGATTGCAAATTCCTTTTCTGAGTTTAAAAGACAATATATTTTGTCGATTAATAAGTAA
- the gltS gene encoding sodium/glutamate symporter — MNTLIIDPYFTLIAATIVLLVGRLLVHKVKFLKDFNIPEPVAGGLLAAVFMCLLYAYNKTSLEFDKGLRDAFMLFFFSSIGLSADFSRLKAGGKGLVIFLGVVALFIIVQNTVGIGLATALGENPIVGLITGSITLTGGHGTAGAWGKILEGQKYAIKGATDIGMASATFGLILGGLIGGPVARKLVNKLGRKPVVEPQQADNAGDTTVQIFEKADKQRLITAKSAIETMALFAACLSFSAIMTSPQVTAYLPEKFTIPQFVWALFFGVLLRNILTKGFSVNVFDRAIDVFGNASLNLFLGIALLNLKLWDLLNLALPMLIILAAQTFVMCTYAYFVTFRLMGSNYDAAVLSAGHCGFGMGATPTAIANMQSVTERFGPSHKAFLIVPMVGAFFIDFINAFILTTFISFL, encoded by the coding sequence ATGAATACCCTTATTATTGATCCTTATTTCACCCTTATAGCAGCTACTATAGTACTACTTGTAGGGCGGCTTTTAGTACATAAAGTGAAGTTTTTAAAAGACTTCAATATACCTGAACCCGTTGCTGGCGGCTTGCTGGCAGCGGTTTTTATGTGCCTTTTATATGCCTATAATAAAACTTCATTAGAGTTTGATAAAGGCTTACGTGATGCTTTTATGCTTTTCTTCTTTTCATCTATAGGTTTAAGTGCCGACTTTTCTAGACTAAAAGCAGGAGGTAAAGGACTTGTTATTTTTTTAGGAGTAGTAGCCTTATTTATTATAGTACAGAATACCGTAGGTATAGGATTAGCTACTGCTTTAGGTGAAAATCCTATTGTAGGGCTTATAACAGGTTCTATAACACTTACTGGTGGGCACGGAACTGCTGGTGCTTGGGGTAAAATATTAGAAGGGCAAAAGTATGCTATTAAAGGGGCTACTGATATAGGTATGGCTTCAGCTACTTTTGGACTTATACTTGGTGGCCTTATAGGTGGCCCTGTAGCGCGTAAGCTGGTAAACAAGTTGGGCAGGAAACCTGTTGTTGAACCCCAACAAGCAGATAATGCTGGTGATACTACTGTTCAAATATTTGAAAAAGCTGATAAGCAACGCCTTATTACAGCTAAATCGGCAATAGAAACAATGGCTTTATTTGCTGCTTGTCTTTCTTTTTCGGCTATAATGACTTCTCCACAAGTTACGGCTTACTTGCCTGAAAAATTTACAATACCTCAGTTTGTATGGGCACTATTCTTCGGTGTTTTGTTACGTAATATTCTTACTAAGGGCTTTAGCGTAAATGTGTTTGATCGTGCTATTGATGTGTTTGGTAATGCCTCATTGAATTTGTTTTTGGGGATTGCCCTCTTAAATCTTAAATTGTGGGATTTACTAAATTTAGCTCTCCCAATGCTTATTATTTTGGCAGCACAAACTTTTGTAATGTGTACTTATGCTTATTTTGTTACTTTCCGTTTGATGGGTAGTAATTATGATGCGGCTGTACTATCTGCTGGACATTGTGGTTTTGGTATGGGAGCTACCCCTACAGCTATAGCCAATATGCAGTCGGTTACGGAGCGTTTTGGACCTTCGCATAAAGCCTTTTTGATTGTACCAATGGTAGGGGCTTTCTTTATAGATTTTATTAATGCCTTTATTTTGACCACATTTATAAGTTTCTTATAG
- a CDS encoding YebC/PmpR family DNA-binding transcriptional regulator: MGRAFEFRKARKFKRWAAMAKTFTRIGKDIVMAVKEGGPHPESNSRLRAVIQNAKAANMPKENIERAIKKASEKDTANYKEVLFEGYAPHGIALLIETATDNNNRTVANIRSYFNKCNGTLGTSGSVEFMFDHTCNFRINANGIDPEELELEMIDFGAEEVFVDEDGILIYAPFESFGAIQKELEGRGIEILSSGFERIPQVTKELTPEEQADVEKLLEKIEEDDDVQNVYHTMKETE; encoded by the coding sequence ATGGGAAGAGCATTTGAATTTAGAAAAGCCCGTAAATTTAAACGTTGGGCTGCAATGGCAAAAACATTTACCCGTATAGGGAAAGATATCGTAATGGCAGTGAAAGAAGGAGGACCTCACCCTGAAAGTAATTCTCGCCTACGTGCTGTAATACAGAACGCCAAAGCTGCCAATATGCCCAAAGAAAATATTGAGCGCGCAATTAAAAAAGCAAGTGAAAAGGATACAGCTAACTATAAGGAAGTACTTTTTGAAGGATACGCCCCTCATGGTATAGCACTACTTATTGAAACAGCTACCGATAATAATAATCGTACAGTAGCCAATATTCGCAGTTATTTTAACAAATGTAATGGTACTTTAGGTACTTCAGGCTCAGTAGAATTTATGTTTGACCATACTTGTAACTTTCGTATCAATGCTAATGGTATTGACCCAGAGGAGTTAGAGCTTGAAATGATAGATTTTGGAGCTGAGGAAGTGTTTGTAGATGAAGATGGTATCCTTATCTATGCACCTTTTGAAAGCTTTGGTGCAATACAAAAAGAATTAGAAGGTCGTGGTATAGAAATTTTATCATCAGGATTTGAACGTATTCCGCAAGTAACTAAAGAGCTAACTCCTGAAGAACAAGCTGATGTAGAAAAGCTTCTTGAGAAAATAGAAGAGGACGATGACGTCCAGAATGTTTATCATACTATGAAAGAAACGGAATAA
- a CDS encoding CapA family protein, with protein sequence MRKILLLIALSISGYVTAQIDSLRHIPIDTLALMYTKDTLTIVAVGDVMIGSGFPEGYLPKDDAVDSFKYVKPYLKGDIVFGNLEGAILDSGSSDKCKKAAEGTCYAFRMPNRYGKIIKDAGFNLMSTANNHANDFGEKGRKNTAKILDEVGIYHAGPIENKSVIFEKDGIKYGFCAFSPNSNMLSVNNIEQATDLVKELRPQVDILIVSFHGGAEGSKNTRVPRANEFFYGENRGNVYEFAHSVIDAGADIVLGHGPHVTRAVELYNGKFITYSMGNFNTYGRFNLQGANGIAPLFDIKIDRKGNFLYANVISVKQTKANGLELDTNCKVFSEIKYLTELDFPETPLLFEDNQIKIKE encoded by the coding sequence ATGCGAAAAATTCTATTACTGATAGCTTTAAGTATAAGTGGGTATGTAACAGCACAAATAGATAGTTTAAGACATATTCCTATAGATACTTTAGCTCTAATGTACACTAAGGATACACTAACAATAGTAGCTGTAGGAGATGTAATGATAGGTTCAGGGTTTCCTGAAGGTTATTTGCCTAAAGATGATGCTGTTGATAGTTTTAAATATGTAAAGCCTTATCTAAAAGGTGATATAGTATTTGGTAATTTAGAAGGAGCAATATTAGATAGTGGTAGTTCTGATAAATGTAAAAAAGCTGCAGAAGGTACTTGTTATGCTTTTCGTATGCCCAATCGTTATGGGAAAATTATCAAAGATGCAGGCTTTAACTTAATGAGTACAGCCAATAATCATGCTAATGATTTTGGAGAAAAAGGACGAAAAAATACTGCTAAAATATTAGATGAAGTAGGTATTTATCACGCAGGACCTATAGAAAACAAATCAGTTATCTTTGAAAAAGATGGTATAAAGTATGGCTTTTGTGCTTTTTCACCTAATAGTAATATGCTATCAGTAAACAATATAGAACAAGCAACTGATTTAGTAAAGGAGTTGCGCCCTCAGGTAGATATACTTATTGTTTCATTTCACGGAGGGGCAGAGGGTTCTAAAAATACACGTGTACCTAGGGCTAATGAGTTCTTTTATGGAGAGAACAGAGGTAATGTGTATGAATTTGCACACTCAGTAATAGATGCAGGTGCTGATATTGTATTAGGTCATGGTCCTCATGTAACACGTGCAGTAGAATTATATAATGGGAAATTTATAACTTATAGTATGGGTAATTTCAATACTTATGGTAGGTTTAACCTACAAGGAGCAAATGGAATAGCCCCTTTGTTTGATATTAAAATAGACCGAAAAGGTAACTTTTTGTATGCAAATGTCATTTCGGTAAAACAAACAAAAGCTAATGGCTTAGAACTTGATACTAATTGTAAGGTATTTAGTGAGATAAAATATCTTACAGAGTTAGATTTTCCTGAAACACCTTTACTTTTTGAAGATAATCAAATAAAAATTAAGGAGTAA
- a CDS encoding phosphatidylserine decarboxylase family protein, translating to MFHKEGFKIILITLFVVIGISLIAHYFIDIVWLKKAIQLLSIVFLIAVLQFFRNPKRKTPKNDHHIIAPVDGKVVVIEEVFEKEYFNDKCLQISIFMSPLNVHVTRYALGGKVVYSQYHPGKYLVAWHPKASEENERTTIVVDNPVFGKVLYRQIAGALAKRIVNYAKVGDTAIQGEDAGFIKFGSRVDVYLPLGTKVNVQLNQIVKGGIDVIAEK from the coding sequence ATGTTTCACAAAGAAGGATTTAAAATTATTCTCATTACGCTATTTGTGGTAATAGGTATATCGCTTATAGCTCATTATTTTATTGATATAGTATGGCTTAAAAAAGCTATACAACTACTATCTATTGTGTTTCTAATAGCTGTTTTGCAGTTCTTTAGGAACCCTAAACGTAAAACTCCTAAAAATGACCATCACATTATTGCTCCTGTTGATGGTAAGGTAGTAGTGATAGAGGAAGTGTTTGAAAAAGAATATTTTAATGATAAATGCTTACAGATATCTATCTTTATGTCTCCTTTAAATGTACACGTTACACGTTATGCTTTAGGAGGTAAGGTTGTATATAGTCAGTACCATCCTGGTAAGTATTTAGTAGCATGGCATCCCAAAGCCTCAGAAGAAAATGAGCGTACTACAATAGTTGTAGATAACCCAGTTTTTGGCAAGGTATTGTATAGGCAAATAGCAGGAGCATTAGCAAAACGTATTGTGAATTACGCTAAAGTAGGAGATACAGCAATACAAGGTGAAGATGCAGGTTTTATAAAATTTGGCTCACGTGTAGATGTTTACTTACCTTTAGGAACAAAAGTAAATGTACAGCTCAACCAGATAGTAAAAGGAGGTATTGATGTAATTGCTGAAAAGTAA
- the nagB gene encoding glucosamine-6-phosphate deaminase: MRTDIKKEVSSIAHHPAGAVEETRFEKIDNLVFSNSVTASVSVAHEIANLIRRKQSEGKTCVLGLATGSSPVKVYDELVRMHKEEGLSFKNVITFNLDEYYPMEKQDLQSYWYFMHEHLFNHIDIPKENINIPNGTVSHDELDAYCASYDKKIEECGGIDFQLLGIGRTGHIGFNEPGSNRNSGTRNITLDHITRSDAAEAFHGIDNVPRQAITMGIRTVMKARRIVLLAWGSSKASIVAKAVEGEVTSEVPSSYLQLHENTTFVLDEEASALLTRINTPWLVKDVKWNEDLKAKAIVWLCEHLGKTILKLTDSDYNENGMSKLLAESGPAYDLNIAMFNRLQHTITGWPGGKPNADDTNRPEREKPHKKRIIIFSPHPDDDVISMGGTFDRLVSQGHEVHIAYQTSGNFAVSDHEALKFAEVFKDIVKENKAEVAVLDEIISNITNKKSNEIDSLLVRQLKGNIRRHESLAATRYEGVPDNRVHFLNLPFYETGGVKKNPIGEADIKIIMDLIEEVKPHQIYAAGDLADPHGTHKVCLDAIFAAVKNLKEKDYMKDCWLWLYRGAWHEWDIHEIEMAVPMSPAQVLKKRQAIFFHQSQKDGAMFQGDDLREFWQRAEARNSETARRYRNLGLADYAAIEAFKRYFF; encoded by the coding sequence ATGAGAACAGATATTAAAAAAGAAGTTTCATCGATTGCTCATCACCCTGCTGGGGCTGTTGAAGAAACTCGTTTTGAGAAAATAGATAATCTTGTTTTCTCAAATTCCGTAACCGCTTCTGTTAGTGTCGCTCATGAAATTGCTAATCTTATCAGAAGAAAACAATCAGAGGGTAAAACTTGTGTGTTGGGCTTAGCCACAGGTTCTTCACCAGTTAAAGTGTATGATGAGTTAGTACGTATGCACAAAGAAGAAGGTCTTAGCTTTAAAAATGTTATTACCTTTAACTTAGATGAGTACTACCCAATGGAAAAGCAAGATTTGCAAAGCTATTGGTACTTTATGCACGAGCATTTGTTCAACCATATTGATATTCCAAAAGAAAATATCAATATACCTAACGGAACAGTGTCTCATGATGAACTTGATGCTTACTGCGCTTCTTATGACAAGAAAATTGAAGAATGCGGAGGTATTGATTTCCAACTTTTAGGTATTGGTAGGACAGGACACATAGGTTTTAATGAGCCAGGTTCTAACCGAAACTCAGGTACACGTAACATTACCCTTGATCATATCACTCGTTCCGATGCAGCTGAAGCATTTCATGGAATCGACAATGTACCTCGCCAAGCTATTACTATGGGTATCCGTACTGTAATGAAAGCACGTCGTATTGTATTGCTTGCTTGGGGTAGTAGCAAAGCTTCAATTGTTGCTAAAGCTGTTGAAGGTGAGGTAACTTCCGAAGTACCTTCAAGTTATTTACAATTACACGAAAATACTACTTTTGTATTAGATGAAGAAGCTTCTGCTCTCCTAACCCGCATTAATACCCCTTGGTTGGTGAAAGATGTGAAATGGAATGAAGACCTTAAAGCTAAAGCTATCGTATGGCTATGTGAGCACCTTGGCAAAACTATTCTTAAACTTACCGATTCTGATTATAATGAAAATGGTATGTCTAAACTCCTTGCCGAATCAGGTCCTGCTTATGATTTGAATATTGCAATGTTTAACCGTTTGCAACACACCATTACTGGCTGGCCAGGAGGTAAACCTAATGCTGATGATACTAATCGTCCAGAGCGCGAGAAACCTCATAAAAAACGTATTATTATCTTTAGTCCACACCCTGATGATGATGTAATCTCAATGGGAGGTACTTTTGATCGTCTAGTATCACAAGGTCATGAAGTACATATTGCTTACCAAACTTCAGGTAACTTTGCTGTATCCGATCACGAAGCGCTCAAGTTTGCAGAAGTATTCAAAGATATAGTAAAAGAAAATAAAGCTGAGGTAGCAGTACTTGATGAAATAATTAGCAATATTACTAATAAAAAATCAAATGAAATTGATAGCTTATTAGTACGCCAATTAAAAGGCAATATTCGTCGCCATGAATCATTGGCAGCTACTCGTTATGAAGGCGTGCCTGATAATCGTGTACACTTCCTTAACTTACCTTTTTATGAAACAGGTGGCGTGAAAAAGAATCCTATAGGTGAAGCTGATATCAAAATTATTATGGATTTGATTGAAGAGGTAAAACCACATCAAATTTATGCTGCAGGTGACCTAGCCGACCCTCATGGTACTCACAAAGTATGCTTGGATGCTATCTTTGCTGCTGTGAAAAACTTGAAAGAAAAGGATTATATGAAAGACTGCTGGTTGTGGTTATATCGTGGTGCTTGGCACGAATGGGATATTCATGAAATTGAAATGGCAGTTCCTATGAGTCCAGCACAAGTACTTAAAAAACGTCAAGCTATCTTCTTCCACCAATCACAAAAAGACGGTGCAATGTTCCAGGGTGATGACTTGCGTGAGTTCTGGCAACGTGCTGAAGCTCGCAATAGCGAAACAGCACGCCGTTATCGCAATTTAGGTTTGGCAGACTATGCTGCTATTGAGGCATTCAAAAGATACTTCTTTTAG
- the yidC gene encoding membrane protein insertase YidC — protein sequence MEEKKFDAKTIIGFVLIFFLLLWVMENNKPSQEELAKRKAAQEQAEAQAKQQQNTATTAQAFQQIPTDSVALAQYKATLGAFAYSASLPSAKDELTIIENKDVKITISNKGGELKEVLLKHFQTYDTLPVYLVKDSNALFGIDFTTAQGQKLNTRNLFFQPELKNEGGKQVVSMKLKTSENVYLEYLYTLPAEGYMLDMAIRSQGLSGVLNTNQPLTIDWGVKARRMEKSVTYENRYTQASILFGDDKVQRLSQGGNDGGKEEQVRWVAYKQHLFSSILINDAPFEKGDFLSYNIATNEGKDVKFTKNIKSTFPLKTKGGELSESLHFYFGPSDYNILKQYDDKYQLTESIPLGWGIFGWLNKWLFIPLYNFLAQYFSVGLVIILMTIIVRLLLSPIVYKSYLSQAKMKVLRPEIEEINKKYEEPMKRQQETMALYSKAGVNPLSGCIPALLQLPVFLALFNFFPAEFGLRQKSFLWADDLSSYDAVLQLPFSIPFYGSHVSLFPFLASVAILIYSLMTMAQTVQPQQPGMPSMKFLIYLSPVMMLFFFNNYASGLSLYYFISNLLTIFIMLAIKYWIIDEKKIHAQIQENKKKPKKESKFQAKMREMMEQAEAQRKMQQSQQRKK from the coding sequence ATGGAAGAAAAGAAATTTGATGCTAAAACAATTATAGGCTTTGTACTTATATTCTTTTTACTATTATGGGTAATGGAGAACAATAAGCCCTCTCAGGAAGAATTAGCTAAACGCAAAGCCGCCCAAGAACAAGCTGAAGCTCAAGCCAAACAACAACAAAATACAGCTACTACAGCTCAAGCATTCCAACAAATACCTACCGATTCAGTAGCATTAGCTCAATATAAAGCTACTTTAGGCGCATTTGCTTATTCAGCATCATTGCCATCAGCTAAAGATGAGCTTACAATAATTGAGAACAAAGATGTTAAAATTACTATTAGTAATAAAGGAGGAGAACTGAAAGAAGTATTGCTAAAACATTTCCAAACCTATGATACTTTACCCGTATACCTTGTAAAAGATAGTAATGCACTCTTTGGTATTGATTTTACAACTGCACAAGGACAAAAATTGAATACACGTAACTTGTTCTTTCAGCCCGAATTGAAAAATGAAGGAGGTAAACAAGTAGTGTCAATGAAGCTTAAGACTTCCGAAAATGTCTACTTAGAATATCTTTATACCCTTCCTGCCGAAGGTTATATGCTTGATATGGCAATACGTAGTCAGGGACTTTCTGGCGTACTCAATACCAATCAACCTCTTACAATCGATTGGGGTGTAAAAGCACGCCGTATGGAAAAAAGCGTTACTTATGAAAACCGCTATACTCAAGCCTCTATACTATTTGGAGATGATAAAGTACAACGCCTAAGTCAAGGTGGTAATGATGGAGGCAAAGAAGAGCAAGTGCGCTGGGTAGCTTATAAGCAACATCTTTTCTCCTCTATACTTATTAATGATGCTCCTTTTGAAAAAGGCGACTTCTTGTCCTACAATATCGCTACCAATGAGGGTAAAGACGTTAAATTCACTAAAAATATTAAGTCTACTTTCCCTCTTAAAACCAAAGGAGGAGAATTAAGTGAGTCCTTGCACTTCTATTTTGGTCCAAGTGATTACAATATTCTAAAGCAGTATGATGATAAATATCAGCTTACCGAATCTATTCCACTCGGTTGGGGTATTTTTGGCTGGCTTAATAAGTGGTTATTCATACCATTGTACAACTTCTTAGCACAATATTTTTCAGTAGGATTGGTAATTATCTTAATGACTATTATAGTACGTTTACTCTTATCACCTATTGTATATAAGTCATATCTATCACAGGCTAAAATGAAAGTATTGCGCCCAGAAATTGAAGAAATCAATAAGAAATATGAAGAGCCTATGAAACGTCAGCAAGAAACTATGGCATTATACAGCAAAGCGGGGGTAAACCCTTTAAGTGGCTGTATACCTGCTTTGTTACAGCTGCCTGTATTCTTGGCATTGTTCAACTTCTTTCCAGCCGAGTTTGGATTAAGACAGAAGAGCTTCCTTTGGGCAGATGACCTTTCATCTTATGATGCAGTCCTACAGTTGCCTTTCTCTATTCCTTTCTATGGTAGCCATGTAAGTTTGTTCCCATTCTTAGCTTCAGTAGCTATTCTCATCTATTCATTGATGACAATGGCACAAACTGTACAGCCTCAACAGCCTGGTATGCCTAGTATGAAGTTCCTCATTTACTTATCTCCCGTGATGATGTTGTTCTTCTTTAATAACTATGCCAGTGGACTTAGTTTGTATTACTTTATATCAAACTTGCTTACCATATTTATTATGTTAGCTATTAAGTATTGGATTATTGATGAAAAGAAGATACATGCACAAATACAAGAAAATAAGAAAAAACCGAAAAAAGAAAGTAAGTTCCAAGCCAAAATGCGTGAAATGATGGAGCAAGCTGAAGCTCAACGTAAAATGCAACAATCTCAGCAAAGGAAAAAATAA